A genomic region of Brienomyrus brachyistius isolate T26 chromosome 6, BBRACH_0.4, whole genome shotgun sequence contains the following coding sequences:
- the mtg2 gene encoding mitochondrial ribosome-associated GTPase 2 isoform X1, with amino-acid sequence MSLPRFSKLIPRCFGRRWDLKENVRNIPHTIGRRGGMILSGCCRERFSVVRCFAAGCSLCTTSRGSSRKKELSEKKLTRYFVDHRRVRLVAGSGGKGACSFLSEPRKEWGGPDGGNGGDGGNVVIKVNQQVKSLSAIAPVYRGHNGQAGGSKNCFGRNASTTYIHVPVGTMVKENGNTMADLSREGQEYVAVYGGAGGKGNRFFLSNENRAPVTTTPGEKGQERLLQLELLTMAHAGLVGFPNAGKSSLLRAISNAKPAVAAYPFTTLKPHVGIVQYQDYEQVAVADIPGIIRGAHLNRGLGVSFLRHIERCRFLLFVLDLSAADPGAQLQDLRFELDQYEPGLSRRPQAIVANKIDLPEARDSLAELRRHEKQRIIPVSALRGDNLEELLLHLRELYDGYLEAEENSGTKPMRW; translated from the exons ATGTCGCTACCTCGG TTTTCAAAGTTAATACCACGATGCTTTGGACGAAGATGGGATTTAAAAGAAAACGTCAGGAATATACCCCATACGATAGGACGGAGAGGTGGTATGATTTTGTCTGGGTGTTGCAGAGAAAGGTTTAGTGTAGTTCGATGCTTCGCTGCTGGCTGCTCACTTTGCACCACGAGTCGGGGATCCAGTAGAAAAAAAGAACTTTCAGAGAAGAAATTG ACTCGCTACTTTGTTGATCACCGCAGAGTAAGGTTGGTGGCTGGCTCCGGAGGCAAAGGGGCCTGCTCCTTCCTCAGCGAACCCAGGAAAGAGTGGGGAGGCCCAGATGGGGGAAACGGGGGTGACGGGGGAAATGTGGTCATTAAAG TTAATCAGCAGGTGAAGTCATTGTCAGCAATTGCCCCGGTTTACCGAGGGCACAACGGACAGGCAGGGGGAAGCAAGAACTGCTTTGGCCGCAACGCGAGCACGACCTACATCCAT GTGCCTGTCGGTACCATGGTAAAGGAGAACGGAAATACCATGGCAGACCTTTCCCGCGAAGGCCAGGAGTACGTTGCCGTGTACGGTGGAGCCGGGGGCAAGGGGAACCGCTTCTTCTTGTCGAACGAGAACCGGGCGCCGGTCACCACCACGCCGGGAGAGAAGGGCCAGGAGCGGCTGCTGCAGCTGGAACTGCTCACTATGGCACATGCGGGACTG GTTGGCTTCCCCAATGCTGGGAAATCGTCCCTGCTGAGAGCCATCTCTAACGCCAAGCCGGCTGTGGCTGCCTACCCCTTCACCACACTCAAGCCACACGTAGGCATCGTGCAGTACCAGGACTATGAGCAGGTGGCAG TGGCTGATATCCCAGGGATCATCCGAGGTGCTCACCTGAACCGCGGCCTGGGCGTGTCCTTCTTGCGGCACATAGAGCGATGCCGATTCCTGCTCTTCGTCCTGGACCTGTCCGCGGCTGACCCTGGGGCCCAGCTGCAAGACCTACGCTTCGAGCTGGACCAGTACGAGCCTGGGCTGTCCCGACGCCCTCAGGCCATCGTGGCCAATAAGATAGACCTTCCTGAGGCCCGGGATAGCCTAGCTGAACTCAGGAGGCACGAGAAGCAGAGGATCATCCCTGTTTCGGCACTTAGGGGTGACAATCTGGAGGAGCTGCTCCTTCACCTTCGGGAGCTGTATGACGGGTACCTGGAGGCGGAGGAAAACTCGGGGACGAAGCCGATGAGGTGGTAG
- the mtg2 gene encoding mitochondrial ribosome-associated GTPase 2 isoform X3 — protein MSLPRFSKLIPRCFGRRWDLKENVRNIPHTIGRRGGMILSGCCRERFSVVRCFAAGCSLCTTSRGSSRKKELSEKKLTRYFVDHRRVRLVAGSGGKGACSFLSEPRKEWGGPDGGNGGDGGNVVIKVNQQVKSLSAIAPVYRGHNGQAGGSKNCFGRNASTTYIHVPVGTMVKENGNTMADLSREGQEYVAVYGGAGGKGNRFFLSNENRAPVTTTPGEKGQERLLQLELLTMAHAGLVGFPNAGKSSLLRAISNAKPAVAAYPFTTLKPHVGIVQYQDYEQVAERCRFLLFVLDLSAADPGAQLQDLRFELDQYEPGLSRRPQAIVANKIDLPEARDSLAELRRHEKQRIIPVSALRGDNLEELLLHLRELYDGYLEAEENSGTKPMRW, from the exons ATGTCGCTACCTCGG TTTTCAAAGTTAATACCACGATGCTTTGGACGAAGATGGGATTTAAAAGAAAACGTCAGGAATATACCCCATACGATAGGACGGAGAGGTGGTATGATTTTGTCTGGGTGTTGCAGAGAAAGGTTTAGTGTAGTTCGATGCTTCGCTGCTGGCTGCTCACTTTGCACCACGAGTCGGGGATCCAGTAGAAAAAAAGAACTTTCAGAGAAGAAATTG ACTCGCTACTTTGTTGATCACCGCAGAGTAAGGTTGGTGGCTGGCTCCGGAGGCAAAGGGGCCTGCTCCTTCCTCAGCGAACCCAGGAAAGAGTGGGGAGGCCCAGATGGGGGAAACGGGGGTGACGGGGGAAATGTGGTCATTAAAG TTAATCAGCAGGTGAAGTCATTGTCAGCAATTGCCCCGGTTTACCGAGGGCACAACGGACAGGCAGGGGGAAGCAAGAACTGCTTTGGCCGCAACGCGAGCACGACCTACATCCAT GTGCCTGTCGGTACCATGGTAAAGGAGAACGGAAATACCATGGCAGACCTTTCCCGCGAAGGCCAGGAGTACGTTGCCGTGTACGGTGGAGCCGGGGGCAAGGGGAACCGCTTCTTCTTGTCGAACGAGAACCGGGCGCCGGTCACCACCACGCCGGGAGAGAAGGGCCAGGAGCGGCTGCTGCAGCTGGAACTGCTCACTATGGCACATGCGGGACTG GTTGGCTTCCCCAATGCTGGGAAATCGTCCCTGCTGAGAGCCATCTCTAACGCCAAGCCGGCTGTGGCTGCCTACCCCTTCACCACACTCAAGCCACACGTAGGCATCGTGCAGTACCAGGACTATGAGCAGGTGGCAG AGCGATGCCGATTCCTGCTCTTCGTCCTGGACCTGTCCGCGGCTGACCCTGGGGCCCAGCTGCAAGACCTACGCTTCGAGCTGGACCAGTACGAGCCTGGGCTGTCCCGACGCCCTCAGGCCATCGTGGCCAATAAGATAGACCTTCCTGAGGCCCGGGATAGCCTAGCTGAACTCAGGAGGCACGAGAAGCAGAGGATCATCCCTGTTTCGGCACTTAGGGGTGACAATCTGGAGGAGCTGCTCCTTCACCTTCGGGAGCTGTATGACGGGTACCTGGAGGCGGAGGAAAACTCGGGGACGAAGCCGATGAGGTGGTAG
- the mtg2 gene encoding mitochondrial ribosome-associated GTPase 2 isoform X2, whose amino-acid sequence MFSKLIPRCFGRRWDLKENVRNIPHTIGRRGGMILSGCCRERFSVVRCFAAGCSLCTTSRGSSRKKELSEKKLTRYFVDHRRVRLVAGSGGKGACSFLSEPRKEWGGPDGGNGGDGGNVVIKVNQQVKSLSAIAPVYRGHNGQAGGSKNCFGRNASTTYIHVPVGTMVKENGNTMADLSREGQEYVAVYGGAGGKGNRFFLSNENRAPVTTTPGEKGQERLLQLELLTMAHAGLVGFPNAGKSSLLRAISNAKPAVAAYPFTTLKPHVGIVQYQDYEQVAVADIPGIIRGAHLNRGLGVSFLRHIERCRFLLFVLDLSAADPGAQLQDLRFELDQYEPGLSRRPQAIVANKIDLPEARDSLAELRRHEKQRIIPVSALRGDNLEELLLHLRELYDGYLEAEENSGTKPMRW is encoded by the exons ATG TTTTCAAAGTTAATACCACGATGCTTTGGACGAAGATGGGATTTAAAAGAAAACGTCAGGAATATACCCCATACGATAGGACGGAGAGGTGGTATGATTTTGTCTGGGTGTTGCAGAGAAAGGTTTAGTGTAGTTCGATGCTTCGCTGCTGGCTGCTCACTTTGCACCACGAGTCGGGGATCCAGTAGAAAAAAAGAACTTTCAGAGAAGAAATTG ACTCGCTACTTTGTTGATCACCGCAGAGTAAGGTTGGTGGCTGGCTCCGGAGGCAAAGGGGCCTGCTCCTTCCTCAGCGAACCCAGGAAAGAGTGGGGAGGCCCAGATGGGGGAAACGGGGGTGACGGGGGAAATGTGGTCATTAAAG TTAATCAGCAGGTGAAGTCATTGTCAGCAATTGCCCCGGTTTACCGAGGGCACAACGGACAGGCAGGGGGAAGCAAGAACTGCTTTGGCCGCAACGCGAGCACGACCTACATCCAT GTGCCTGTCGGTACCATGGTAAAGGAGAACGGAAATACCATGGCAGACCTTTCCCGCGAAGGCCAGGAGTACGTTGCCGTGTACGGTGGAGCCGGGGGCAAGGGGAACCGCTTCTTCTTGTCGAACGAGAACCGGGCGCCGGTCACCACCACGCCGGGAGAGAAGGGCCAGGAGCGGCTGCTGCAGCTGGAACTGCTCACTATGGCACATGCGGGACTG GTTGGCTTCCCCAATGCTGGGAAATCGTCCCTGCTGAGAGCCATCTCTAACGCCAAGCCGGCTGTGGCTGCCTACCCCTTCACCACACTCAAGCCACACGTAGGCATCGTGCAGTACCAGGACTATGAGCAGGTGGCAG TGGCTGATATCCCAGGGATCATCCGAGGTGCTCACCTGAACCGCGGCCTGGGCGTGTCCTTCTTGCGGCACATAGAGCGATGCCGATTCCTGCTCTTCGTCCTGGACCTGTCCGCGGCTGACCCTGGGGCCCAGCTGCAAGACCTACGCTTCGAGCTGGACCAGTACGAGCCTGGGCTGTCCCGACGCCCTCAGGCCATCGTGGCCAATAAGATAGACCTTCCTGAGGCCCGGGATAGCCTAGCTGAACTCAGGAGGCACGAGAAGCAGAGGATCATCCCTGTTTCGGCACTTAGGGGTGACAATCTGGAGGAGCTGCTCCTTCACCTTCGGGAGCTGTATGACGGGTACCTGGAGGCGGAGGAAAACTCGGGGACGAAGCCGATGAGGTGGTAG